The DNA sequence TTCTCTGTACAAAAGAGTTTCAAAAGATTCTGTTCACAATATATCTCTTAGCAAGCTGTTTTATTTCGACAAAAATAACCGTCTTATAAAAACAGAAGAAACCGGAAATTTCTTTGAAACCCCGGTTAACAGCACTATTTTTTACACTTACATCAATGAAATGAGAAGTGAAACACTTCTTGAAGATGCCACTAAGCAAAAAAAATCTAAGCTCATTTATAAGAATGTAAAACTTGATCCGCAAGCCAACTCCATTTATGAAGAATTAGTGGATGATCAGGGAGCAATACAACAAAAAATAGAAAGAGTATTTGAATATTATTAACCAAGCTGGTTCAGTGCTTTCTTAAAAACATAGAATTCAAATACAAAGGCTGAAAGCACTTTCAAAGAGCCTCCGGACATTTCCACAAGTATCCGGAAGGATTTTCCAAACTGTCTGCAACACCTTCAAAAATAATCTGCACCACTTACCTATGTGTCCGGAACCACTTACAGAAATATCTTCAGCTTCTTCCCAAGTCACTCTGACCACTTAAAGAACTGTCTACAGACACTTAGATAAGTGCATATTGACAATGATATAAGTGTGTCCCGAAACCTATAAACTGCCTCCAGACCGTTATCTAAGGGGCTCTACCCACTTATCATACCCTCTCCAGGGACTTCGGAACAGCCTCTACCCCTTTGAGCAAGTGTGTCTAGCCTCTTAAGTAAGGGTATCTACCCCCTTGGGTAAGGGGGTATAGGGGGTTGTATAAGGGGGTAAAGGGTGTTACACAAGGGGCTCGAGGGACTTATCAAAGAGGGGCTAGCCCCTTATCATAGTGGTTCGAGGGACTTCTGAAGGGGTAAAGGGATAAAGATCTTTTTGCTAACCTCAATAAACTACTGACATAACAACCACTTCCCTACTTTTCATGAAGTTGAAGAGATTCGAACCCTCATCAAATCTTGCAGAGAGGAAGGGATTCGAACCCCCGATACATTTTGATCCCAGTATTTAATTATATTTGAAGATCAACCAACACACCCATTAACATGAAAAACAGTAGTTATGAAATACAACTCAGACCAACCACAGTAGCGGATCTGGATATCCTATTTGAATTTCAGCTTGAGCCTGAAGCCAGGCATCTGGCAGCCTTTATGTCAAAAGATTCCACCGATAAAGAAGCTTATCTGGCGAAGTTCACAAGATTGCTGGCTGATCCTACTATCAACAATCAGACAATTATGGCAGGTAATGAGATCGCCGGAAGTATTGCCAAATTTATCATGGAAGGGGATGCAGAAATCACCTATTGGATTGATAAGCCTTTCTGGGGAAAAGGGGTTGCCACAACAGCATTGAAAGATTTTCTCACTCTTGAAACCACAAGGCCAATTTTCGGACGCGTTGCTTTTGACAATCTGGGTTCGCAAAAAGTGCTGGAAAACTGTGGTTTTGTCAAAATAGGTACAGATAAAGGCTTTGCCAATGCCAGACAAACGGAGATCGAAGAATTTATTTACAGACTCGACCGTTAATGCAGATCATGTACAGTCAAGATTAATTGAAAGACTTCCTGAACTCCAAAGGAGAAAGCTTGGTTTTTGTTTTAAATAAATTACTGAACGACTGGGAATGCTCAAATCCCAGTGCATACGCCACTTCACTTACAGACAGGCTGGTGGTGGAAAGCATTTCTTTGGCCTGGCTGATCAGTTTGTCATGAATATGCTGCTGGGTACTCTGCCCCGTTAAAGAACGCAGCATATCACTTAAATAGCTGGGTGAAAGATGGAGGTTTTCTGCAAAATAACTTACTGTAGGTATTCCTTGATTAAGAGACATTTCATCTTTAAAATATCCATCCAGCAAATCTTCAAATTTTTGCAGAAGACTGCTGCTAGTAGCTTTACGGGTGATAAACTGGCGCTTATAAAAACGGTTGGCATAGTTAAGGAGCAATTCTATCTGAGAGATCATCACATCATGGCTGAAGTCGTCAATACGGCTGTTGAGTTCAGATTCAATAAAATTAAAGATAGAAAGTACCGTATTTTTCTCTTCTTCAGAAAGGTGCAGGGTTTCTTTCGTAGAATAGGAGAAAAAACCATATTGCTTTATCTTCCTGGCGATGGGATATCCCAAAAAGAAGTCAGGATGTATGAGCAGAGAATATTGTGAACAGACGGTATCACTGTTTCCGTTCCCTCCTATCACCTGGCCGGGTGCCGCAAAGAGCAGTCCGCCTTCATTAAAATCGTAGTAGCCCTGTCCGTATTCTATCCTGCCGTCCAGTTTGGGTTTATAGGATATTTTATAGAAACTCAACACATGTTTTTGAGACAGTTTATCTGTTGCCACCAGATTGTGCGCCCCATTCATTAAGCTAATGAGAGGATGCTTGGGGGTTGGCAGTCCGAAAAACCGGCTGGCTTCTGATAATGATTCAAATTTGAACGGAGTTTGATCTGTCTTTTTCATAAATGGTATTTTAAAGGTACGAAAAACCGGCTATAATTTTATAACCGGCTGTTACTGTTTATTATGATCCCTGCGCTGCGCTGGAAACTTCGTCCCACGCTTCCCAGAGATTGATTCTTTCTGCATATACAGACTTCACCAAAGGAAGGTTATGACTTCCCAGATGGAAACGCAACGGCGGATTTTCAGCATCTACCATTTTGAAAAGCGCTTCTGGCGTCGCTCTAGGGTCTCCTTTCTCATAAGACTGAATGGTCTTTATAAACTCCGTCTTAAAGTCATTGTACACCTCCATGTTCTGGGAAAATTTCAGTGAGTCCTGACTTCCAAATTCTGTAGCATACGCTCCCGGTTCTATAATGGTCACTTTGATCCCGAATTGTTTGATCTCTTCCGCAAGACTCTCATGGATGGCTTCAAAAGCCCATTTGGAAGAACTGTAATACCCAATCACTGGCAATGTAACGTGTCCGAGATTGCTTGATGTCCCCAGAATATGCCCGTATCCCTGTTCTCTCATAATCGGCAATACCGCCTGAATGACACTTACAGGACCCAGAATATTGGTTTCATATAAAGCTCGGATTTCATCTGCACCTGCCTCTTCAATAGTTCCTACCAGCGAATATCCTGCGTTGTTCAGTACGATATCCAGCTTCCCGAAATGCTGGTGGGCTGTATGTACGGCTTCTTTTACCTGCTCAGGCTGGGTAACATCCAATGCTAAAGTAAGTACGTTATCACCGTATTTCTCTTTAAAATCGGCAATGCTTTCCAGTCTTCTTGCGGTGGCCACCACTTTGTCACCACGTTCCAACGCTGCCTCAGTCCAGATGCGTCCGAAACCTCTTGATGCTCCGGTTATAAACCAGATTCTATTTTGCTGTATCATAATTTTAAAATGTTTTTTTGATAAAGCAAAATTATAAAGCCTGTCTCCTGAAATTGTAGTCTAATCGCAGACCTTTGTAGGCGAATTGAGGATCTTTAAGCTGAAGCAAAACTACAAGAGCTTTTAAACACTTAACTGAGCTTTGGAGGATAGAAACGCCATACGATGTAATATTCTTACTCATCCGGTTGTTTTATAAATGACTAACCACAAAGACTCATCATGAACATTAAAATCACATTAGTACTTCTTTTTATTTCCAGTTATTTTTTTTCACAAACCATCAATCCGGAAAAATTAGATCAATACTTCAGTTATATTGAAAAGAATAATCTGGGAGTGGGCAGTTTATCGATTTTTAAAAACGGCAAAGAGGTTTATTCTAAAAATTTCGGACAAAAAAACATCCCGGAATTAACTTATCATAAGGATACTAAATATCAGGTAGGCTCTGTGACCAAAATGATTACAGCTGTTTTAATTTTCAAATTAATTGAAGAAAACAAACTGACTCTCAATACTCAACTTTCTGAGTTTTATCCGGAGATTCCCAACTCTGATAAAATTACCATTAAAAATCTGTTAGAGCATACCAGCGGGCTGGGAAGCTATGTGGTGAAAGATGGAGAAGTATGGGTTACCGGAAAAGTGAATGACAAAGAGATCATGGATCTGATCATCAAACAGGGGAAGAGTTTTGAGCCGGGTGAAAAGGTAGCCTATTCTAACTCTGCTTATTATCTTTTAAAGAAAATTCTCGAAACAAAATATGAAAAAACGTTTTACAGGATCGTACAATCAGAAATTATAAAACCTCTCCGGTTAAAAAATTTAACGCCTTTCAAAGCCCATCAAAAAAATACATTTCTTCCTTATCGTTATGAAAACAATTCCTGGAGCATGTTGAAAGATGAAATAGACTTTCTGAATGTAATTGGCGTGGGTGATATCTCCTCAACACCTTATGATCTGAATATTTTCATCAACAGTTTATTCCATAATGTCATTCTGAAAAAAGAAACACTGAAACTGATGGAGCCTGTACTGGGAAAAGAAAACTGGGGAAGAGGAATGGCAATCTGGGACTTTGACGGCATTACATTTTACGGTCATGGCGGAGATACCTTAGGATCACACGCCATTCTCATCTATAATAAGGAGGCAGATCTCTCCATCGCTTATAATACCAATGGAGAACGGATTAAGAAGGAGGACTTCATAAAAAATGTGGTTAATCTCCTTTATAACAAAGAAATTACGCTTCCTGAAATCAAAGACAAACAGTAAGATCTACATAATAGTTTGAATGCCATGAAATAACAATTACCCATTAAAAAATACATGGACATCTGTTTTATAAATATACTGAACAGGTAGCAAAAAGCTAAAAGTATCATTGAACTCAATGGTACTTTTTTATTTATAAAACACTAAATATTAACAACTTTCCCACTCACAAGAAAATCAATCTTTAAAATGATAAAGGAAAACCACATCGCCCGTATAAGCAGGTTTTATATGATCTTTAATGAGCAGTTTGGCTTCAACTACTGCTTTTACAGTTCCCCTGAGATTGATTACTGATTTTACCATTGCCTGCAGCTTTACCTCACTATTTACCGGAACAGCATCTCCGAATTTAAGGTTCTCAATTCCGTAATTGATTTCCATTTTTACATTTCGAACATCTGCAATCTGTTTCCAGAGATAAGGAATCAATGATAATGTCAAATAACCATGAGCAATGGTTGATTTAAAAGGACCGTCTTTTTCTGCCCTTTCTTTATCTGTATGAATCCATTGATTGTCTAAAGTAGCATCTGCAAATCTGTTGATCTGATCCTGATCTATTGTATGCCAGGCAGAAATGCCTATCATCTGTCCTTCAAGAGACCTATACTCATTAAAATTATTAATAATAATCATATTATTTTCTGAACCTTTTGAGGGATTAAAATATGTACAGCTGTCATCAACTTTACAATAACTTTATACCAAGTCTGTATATTTTTTATATTTTTCAGACATTCAATAGCAGTCTATCAATATCTGATCCAATTACCATTCTTATACTTTCAAATCCCGAAAACCTCTCACATAAAGTAAGAGGCTAACGAAAATAAAAAGTAACTTAAATTACGTCCAAGTTTTTTCAAACAATAGATCCAGATACTATGTTCTATGGATTTTGAATCCATAAAAAAATATAAAAAATATGAGACTTAATATGGGAAGGAATATTATTGTAATATTCCTGCAAACAAGACTTTAATTATGCCAACTTTACGTTAACAGCATTTAAGCCTTTATCACTTTTTTGTACATCAAAAACTACTTTATCATTTTCCTGGATCGCTCTTGTAGTTAATCCTGAAGAATGTACAAATATATCTTTACTTCCATCTACTGGAGTAATAAAACCGAAGCCTTTTGCTTCATTGAAAAATTTTACGGTGCCTTCTTGCATTGTAATTATTATTAAAAATTGTGTATTATAGTCTGTAAACGTTACAGCTTCTATTAAAAAAATAGCAGTTCTTTCTATGCCGGTTCATCCGATCCTGTGAACACAGGTTTCAGAAATATCCGGAAATTCTACCGCTGCCTGACCAGTTTATTGACTACGTGTTTAGTACGTGCAAAAACCAGTGATTTTATATTTTTTTTCTGCAGTGTATCTGTCTGCAAATCTTCTTTCTTTTCTTTTTCTACAAAACAAATAGACTGCTCGGCCTTCTTTGTTGTTGAAGAAACCGGGCTGACAATAATCTCCACAGGATTGTTCAGAATTGTTCCGGCAAAATGCTTTACGCTTCCGGGCATTGCTGTAGAAAAAAACAGGTTTTGTCTTTTCTGGGGAAGCAGTTTTAAAACTTTTTTCACTTCATTCATAAATCCCATATCAAGCATCCTATCTGCTTTATCTAAGACAAATATTTCAATTTTGGAAAGGTCAATATGTCTCTGATTCTCTAAAGCAAGCAGTCTTCCCGGTGTTGCCACAAGAATATCTACTCTTTTTCTGAGTGCTGCAAGCTGGCTTCCAATGGGAATACCTTCATAAACGGAAAATTGAGACAATGGTAAGTATTTACTGTAAGTTCCAATATTTTCTTCTAGCTGCATAGCCAACTCCCGTGTTGGTGTAAGTATTAAAATTCGTATTTCTTTATGTTCCTGGGTATGTCTTTTCAGCAGCTGCAAAATAGGCATAACAAATGCGGCTGTTTTTCCTGTACCTGTTTGTGCACATCCTACAACATCTCTTCCTGCTAAAATAGACGGAACTGCTTTGCACTGTATTTCAGTAGGCCTGGAATATCCGGCTTCTGTCACTGCACGGATAATTGGGTTGATTAGATTTAAATTTTTAAAATTCATTATAAATTCCGGCCTTCCGGTATTTTGTAAACAAATCTGTTGATCAGAATTTGAATTGGTGTATGGTAAGGATAAACAATAAAGAATATTTTTCTCTGGCTCATCTTTTTCCTGTTTTGGCTACAATAATATCCTTAACATATTAGGGATTATCCAGCCATGACGTATCGCTCCTCTACAATAGAACTTTATAATCTCTGATCCCTGCCGGGGAATGAAGACTATAAATTGGTAGCTGAAAAAGCAAAACTGAAAGAAAAAAATGAGATTTTAGACTATTACAGAATAGCAAAGGCAGTGACCTGTTTTATAAATGTTCTGCAAACTTACAATAAAAAAAATAAACACAATCCTATTTAATTGATTGATTATCAAAAAATTATTCTTACCTTCTAGCAATTAATAAATTGTTTGCTGACGCGGATAATTTTAAACTCCGAATCATGCAGACTTCTGATCCTATAACAAAACCTTATCCCAAAGCACTAGAATCACATACAGGCTCACATGTAAGGATTGCTTATTTTATTATGGTACATCATAAATCTGAAGTATTTAAGGATATGTTTAAGAAGATTTATACAAGGGATCAGTTTTATCTTATTCATATTGACAGAAAGGCCAAACCCGATTTCATTGAAGAAATACAGCTATATGCAGTTCAATTTCCCAATGTCTATATTCTGGACAGCATGAATATTGTTTCAGGAGGTTTCAATATGGTTCAGGCTGAGTTGAATGCTATGGAATTTCTCTTAAATGTAAGCCAAGAATGGGATTATTTTATTAATCTGAGCGGAGAGGACTATCCCCTGAAATCACAAAACATTATCAGACAATTCCTTTCCGCCCATAAAGACAGAAATTACCTTTTTTATTACGACCAAAAATTTTACAGACCGGATACCCTGAAAAGAATACAAAATTATTTTACAGAACTGACCCATGTGATCTCCTCTTTTATCCGCAAAAGAGCATTCATGAATGATGTGATCCCTTTTATCGGCGGAAAATGGTTTATTTTCACAAGAGAAACCTGTGCATTTTTAACCAATAATACCAGCATAATGGATTTTGAAGATTATTATCTTCATACTTTTTTACCGGCAGAGTCCTTCTTTCAGACTGTTCTTATGAATACTTCATTTAGTGATATCATCATCAATGATGATAAAAGAGCGGTACTTGAGAAATCAATTTTTCAAAATACACAGGATACATCCAATTATATTGAATCCTTAAAATCCGGAAATCAACTTTTTATCAGAAAGGTAAACGGAAAAACTGATGAAAATATCAGAAAATATATTGAAGAAAGCTTTCATCTTCCCTTACCTTATGTAGATGAAATTGAAAGAGAATTAAAAAGGGATAACCGCCAGAACAACTGATTCTTCCCCTTACCGCTATTCAGTCAAATCATTATATTTGAAAAAAGATCTCAAACCCGTTTTCTTTGAATTTAACATATGGAAAAGAAGTTGACACCGGAGCATTTAAAGCTTGCAACATTATATAGTCAGGGATTAACACAAAATACACCGTTCGGAACCGGAAAAGATGCGGTTCTTCATGCTTTGGAACATCTCGGATATATACAGATTGATACCTTGTCTATGGTGGAACGTGCCCATCATCATACGCTATGGACCAGAATCCCGGACTTTAAAGCAGATTATCTTGAAGATCTTGTGGAGGAACGCAAGGTATTTGAATATTGGTTTCACGCTGCATCCTATCTTCCGATGAAAGATTTCCGGTATGTATTACCTCAAATGCTGACGATCAAACGGGGAGAATCCCGCTATTATAATGCAGATCCAAAGGTGATGGAATATGTCACAGACACCATTCGCAACGAAGGTCCTAAACGGGCAAGAGATTTTGAAAATGAAAGCCATAAAGCCGGAACCTGGTGGAACTGGAAACCTGCCAAACTCGCTCTTGAAAGACTTTTCATGCAGGGAGACCTGATGATCAGCGGACGTTCTGGTATGCAGAAAACATATGATCTAGCCGAAAGAGTTCTCCCCGCATCCATTAATACTACAGAACCTACTCCACTGGAGCTGGCGGAATATCTGGTAACAACCAATCTGCGTGCTTATGGATTTACGACAGTGAAGCAGATTACCCATCTTCGGAATGGAAATGACCTGAAGAAGAATGTCAGTAAAGTATTACAAACTATGCTGGAAGAAGATAGGATCTCGAAAATCAAGGTGGATGGAGGAAATCCTGTTTTTGTTAAGAATGATCTGCTGGAAAAAAGCTTTGATATAGCTGCTTCCAATGTATGGCTGCTGTCACCGTTTGATAATTCTATTATTCACCGTGACCGGATCAAGCAGATTTTTGATTTTGATTTCCGGTTGGAATGCTATACCCCGAAAGAAAAAAGACAGTATGGTTATTTCTGTCTGCCGATCCTGTTTGGAGATCAGTTTATCGGAAGAGTGGATTGTAAAGCGCACAGAAAGGAAAAAAAGTTTGAGCTTATCCATTTGCATATTGAAAACCATACTATAGCTCCTGAAGTCTGGCTGACACCTTTTGTAGAAACCGTAAAACGTTTTGCGGTCTTCAATGGCTGTGAATCGCTGGTGCTAACCAAAGTAAGTCCGTCAAAATTGGGTGCTATGGTCAAAAAGGAATTATCCAGATCAAAGTTAAAAAAGTAACTTTTAATGATCAATTAAAAGACAAATCGCATTATTAAGTCAATAATGCGATTTTATTTTTTCAGGAAAGCCTACCTCGGTTAGTTTAATTTCTGATTTGTTTTTTGGACAAAATCATTCCATTGCTGAGTCAGATAAGCTACTGATTTCTTTTTCTCACTTTCATTCAGAGAAGAATAATTAATGGAATTAAAAACCAGCTTTTTCAACGCTTTTACATCCAGTTCCCAATATACCAGTGCTACCCAGAAATCGTAGCTAAGCCCTGTATATCCGTATACGGAAGGATCATCACTGCTGATGGAACACTGTATTCCGTTGCTTAATAATACTCTGGCCGGGTGATTTCTCAGGTCACTTACATATCCCAAAACCTGATTACTGATGGGACTTACTTCAACCAGTTTATTCTGTTTTCTGATCTGCTCCATTGTTTTTGGAAAATAAATAAGATTCAGTCCATGCCCAATTCTTTTGTTGTTTAATAAAGCCACATCCAGAACATTTTTATTGAGAGCGGAATTACTTTCTCCGGCGTGCAGGAAAAGAGGCATTTCTACGCCGTACTTTTTGTTAAGCTCATTCAGCTTTGCCCAGCTTTTTTCAAAAAAATTGATATTATGTCCTGCAGCTTCATCTGCTACAAGGTCAAAACCTGAGATCATATCCGGAAATTCTTTCTTCATCTGAAAAGCTGTTTCCAGCTGCTTTCCGATACTTTCATTATCCAGGAATTTAAAGCTTGAATAAATCAGCTTCAGGGTAAACTGCGGATTTGTCTTATGTATTTCTTTAAGGATATCCTGCAGATCTGTGATGGAAGTATTCAAAGGGTATTTCCCGTGCTTGAAATCATAAAGCTCATCAAAAATATATCTGATTTCTACATGCTGTACCTGATCTTTGATCAAATCCTGAAAGCCTTTCAAATAATATTCTTTAAAGAAAGGACGATAAGGAAGCAGCAGATTGATACGTTTGAAACGTTTTTCAAATTCAATCCAATAATCTGTGTAAGAACATAAATTATTGCGTTTCAGCGTAAGAAGATCCTGCAGTTCTTTTTCAAAACCCGGGTTTGAGCTTAGTTTTTTATCAAGGCTGACAAATCCGTTGGGCACTTTTCCTTTCTCAAAAAAAGCCAGCTGTCCGAAAATGAACTGATCATTGTCTTTCTGATCGTACACATAGCATTCCTGGTATTTTCTGGCAGCTGAAATGATCCATTCCACCTCTGTGATCCCACCGCTGTGGGTGTGCAGCAAACCACCTTTCGGCATGGTCTGCAGCATTTCATACAGCTTACTGCCTTCTATTAATGGTCTTACTTCATAGAAAGAGCTGTTGTATAAAGATATTTTTTTGGATTCTGTATCACTCAGAAACTGCTTACGGGCTTGGAAGATCTTTTTATCCAAAGCAGTTTCAGCATCAGACAGTTTTATATCAGCATCAAATGCCATTTCCTGATTTTCCTTCTCTAAGGATTTCCAGTTCTGCTGGTAAGGAGATATTTCGGTCCCTTTATTTTGTCCCCAAAAGAAAGGTGCTCCCAAAAGTGCTATATATGTAAGGTATTTTTTCATCATAATGTTGGCGTGGTTTTTTACAATCGTTATGCTTTACCGCTTCGGATAAAGAATTGTGCAGGTAAATAATTATCAAAAATATAATTAATTTTCCTGTAAAAGAACACCAATTCCATTAAGAATGATGAGAAATATCAATTTTTTAAATTTCAGAAGGAGTTTTCCAAAGTCTATTGCAAATGCAATTCATTGAGTTACAAAAACAATCTCATGAAAAAGGCTGCCTTCTTTGTGAAACAGCCTTATTTTATTATTTTTCTTATTAAAATTATAACAGGTATCTATTTTTAGATGTTTTGACCATCAGAACCGGATTATTGTGAAGTACCACATTAATTTATTTTATCAAATTCCGGATATGGGAAGCCCTTTCCTGTTTCACAAAGAGATTTCAGGCTTCTGAAAAATAAAGCCCAGTCAAAGCTGCAGGATGCAAATTCTGAATTGTACGATTTCCAGCCATCATGGTGGAATAATAAAATACATCCTTTCTTATGCGGTTCCAGCTCAAAAGTAAGTATAGTACCTACCCAGTCCTCAAACCCCTTGATACAGCGCCATTTCACCAGGCTATAAGGTTTCAGATCGACAACTTCCATATTCTTAAAATAATCAGGACCAA is a window from the Chryseobacterium indologenes genome containing:
- a CDS encoding helix-turn-helix domain-containing protein; amino-acid sequence: MKKTDQTPFKFESLSEASRFFGLPTPKHPLISLMNGAHNLVATDKLSQKHVLSFYKISYKPKLDGRIEYGQGYYDFNEGGLLFAAPGQVIGGNGNSDTVCSQYSLLIHPDFFLGYPIARKIKQYGFFSYSTKETLHLSEEEKNTVLSIFNFIESELNSRIDDFSHDVMISQIELLLNYANRFYKRQFITRKATSSSLLQKFEDLLDGYFKDEMSLNQGIPTVSYFAENLHLSPSYLSDMLRSLTGQSTQQHIHDKLISQAKEMLSTTSLSVSEVAYALGFEHSQSFSNLFKTKTKLSPLEFRKSFN
- a CDS encoding adenosine kinase; this encodes MMKKYLTYIALLGAPFFWGQNKGTEISPYQQNWKSLEKENQEMAFDADIKLSDAETALDKKIFQARKQFLSDTESKKISLYNSSFYEVRPLIEGSKLYEMLQTMPKGGLLHTHSGGITEVEWIISAARKYQECYVYDQKDNDQFIFGQLAFFEKGKVPNGFVSLDKKLSSNPGFEKELQDLLTLKRNNLCSYTDYWIEFEKRFKRINLLLPYRPFFKEYYLKGFQDLIKDQVQHVEIRYIFDELYDFKHGKYPLNTSITDLQDILKEIHKTNPQFTLKLIYSSFKFLDNESIGKQLETAFQMKKEFPDMISGFDLVADEAAGHNINFFEKSWAKLNELNKKYGVEMPLFLHAGESNSALNKNVLDVALLNNKRIGHGLNLIYFPKTMEQIRKQNKLVEVSPISNQVLGYVSDLRNHPARVLLSNGIQCSISSDDPSVYGYTGLSYDFWVALVYWELDVKALKKLVFNSINYSSLNESEKKKSVAYLTQQWNDFVQKTNQKLN
- a CDS encoding serine hydrolase domain-containing protein produces the protein MNIKITLVLLFISSYFFSQTINPEKLDQYFSYIEKNNLGVGSLSIFKNGKEVYSKNFGQKNIPELTYHKDTKYQVGSVTKMITAVLIFKLIEENKLTLNTQLSEFYPEIPNSDKITIKNLLEHTSGLGSYVVKDGEVWVTGKVNDKEIMDLIIKQGKSFEPGEKVAYSNSAYYLLKKILETKYEKTFYRIVQSEIIKPLRLKNLTPFKAHQKNTFLPYRYENNSWSMLKDEIDFLNVIGVGDISSTPYDLNIFINSLFHNVILKKETLKLMEPVLGKENWGRGMAIWDFDGITFYGHGGDTLGSHAILIYNKEADLSIAYNTNGERIKKEDFIKNVVNLLYNKEITLPEIKDKQ
- a CDS encoding cold-shock protein, whose amino-acid sequence is MQEGTVKFFNEAKGFGFITPVDGSKDIFVHSSGLTTRAIQENDKVVFDVQKSDKGLNAVNVKLA
- a CDS encoding MaoC family dehydratase gives rise to the protein MIIINNFNEYRSLEGQMIGISAWHTIDQDQINRFADATLDNQWIHTDKERAEKDGPFKSTIAHGYLTLSLIPYLWKQIADVRNVKMEINYGIENLKFGDAVPVNSEVKLQAMVKSVINLRGTVKAVVEAKLLIKDHIKPAYTGDVVFLYHFKD
- a CDS encoding SDR family NAD(P)-dependent oxidoreductase: MIQQNRIWFITGASRGFGRIWTEAALERGDKVVATARRLESIADFKEKYGDNVLTLALDVTQPEQVKEAVHTAHQHFGKLDIVLNNAGYSLVGTIEEAGADEIRALYETNILGPVSVIQAVLPIMREQGYGHILGTSSNLGHVTLPVIGYYSSSKWAFEAIHESLAEEIKQFGIKVTIIEPGAYATEFGSQDSLKFSQNMEVYNDFKTEFIKTIQSYEKGDPRATPEALFKMVDAENPPLRFHLGSHNLPLVKSVYAERINLWEAWDEVSSAAQGS
- a CDS encoding beta-1,6-N-acetylglucosaminyltransferase, producing MQTSDPITKPYPKALESHTGSHVRIAYFIMVHHKSEVFKDMFKKIYTRDQFYLIHIDRKAKPDFIEEIQLYAVQFPNVYILDSMNIVSGGFNMVQAELNAMEFLLNVSQEWDYFINLSGEDYPLKSQNIIRQFLSAHKDRNYLFYYDQKFYRPDTLKRIQNYFTELTHVISSFIRKRAFMNDVIPFIGGKWFIFTRETCAFLTNNTSIMDFEDYYLHTFLPAESFFQTVLMNTSFSDIIINDDKRAVLEKSIFQNTQDTSNYIESLKSGNQLFIRKVNGKTDENIRKYIEESFHLPLPYVDEIERELKRDNRQNN
- a CDS encoding DEAD/DEAH box helicase; its protein translation is MNFKNLNLINPIIRAVTEAGYSRPTEIQCKAVPSILAGRDVVGCAQTGTGKTAAFVMPILQLLKRHTQEHKEIRILILTPTRELAMQLEENIGTYSKYLPLSQFSVYEGIPIGSQLAALRKRVDILVATPGRLLALENQRHIDLSKIEIFVLDKADRMLDMGFMNEVKKVLKLLPQKRQNLFFSTAMPGSVKHFAGTILNNPVEIIVSPVSSTTKKAEQSICFVEKEKKEDLQTDTLQKKNIKSLVFARTKHVVNKLVRQR
- a CDS encoding GNAT family N-acetyltransferase, encoding MKNSSYEIQLRPTTVADLDILFEFQLEPEARHLAAFMSKDSTDKEAYLAKFTRLLADPTINNQTIMAGNEIAGSIAKFIMEGDAEITYWIDKPFWGKGVATTALKDFLTLETTRPIFGRVAFDNLGSQKVLENCGFVKIGTDKGFANARQTEIEEFIYRLDR
- a CDS encoding winged helix-turn-helix domain-containing protein, producing MEKKLTPEHLKLATLYSQGLTQNTPFGTGKDAVLHALEHLGYIQIDTLSMVERAHHHTLWTRIPDFKADYLEDLVEERKVFEYWFHAASYLPMKDFRYVLPQMLTIKRGESRYYNADPKVMEYVTDTIRNEGPKRARDFENESHKAGTWWNWKPAKLALERLFMQGDLMISGRSGMQKTYDLAERVLPASINTTEPTPLELAEYLVTTNLRAYGFTTVKQITHLRNGNDLKKNVSKVLQTMLEEDRISKIKVDGGNPVFVKNDLLEKSFDIAASNVWLLSPFDNSIIHRDRIKQIFDFDFRLECYTPKEKRQYGYFCLPILFGDQFIGRVDCKAHRKEKKFELIHLHIENHTIAPEVWLTPFVETVKRFAVFNGCESLVLTKVSPSKLGAMVKKELSRSKLKK